In Setaria viridis chromosome 5, Setaria_viridis_v4.0, whole genome shotgun sequence, the genomic stretch aatgaccaGGTGACATCATTGAAAAGCCTCGatgcaaggacccaaggctAAGAATGACCAGTACAGAACCTGTTTGCCTCGATTCTGAGCATGGGGATATGCTTTCAAGTTGTAGTAGCTTCCTGGATTCCTCTGGTATATGGTGTGCAACAGGGCAGGGAGGTTATCGtatgtaccccacttcatctctaaCGCCTTCTACTTGGCTCGATAAATTTTGTGgtagctaatcttgtacttgaacttctcctctatagCACAAATAATTAACTTGGGCTCATAGCtaggattctccactatctgaggatacatgtattgagcaacaaaattagcagtgaggttgcggtgttATGCTTGCAATTcatccagcaagcattggtgctctACAACTatagtcacctcccagtaatctttccacttccccttgtatGCGTGCCCCCTAAATGAGCAATTGCTTTTGACACAACGTACATCATACATTGTcgggttgctcttcaccaccctGAACTGCCGTTGCAAAGATAAATTCGACCATCGCTTCATAGATGCCTtcatccccactagggtacaaagcaccgacacaaacctcattctccctgtactcccaagGGACAATTTTCCCTTCATTGACTGCTAGGTTGCTAACTTGACCAGTTCCGTGGGACAGGAttagcatcatcctcatccaacaagtcatcatccatggcacgaAGGTCCTCTTCTCCTGCCCTCtctacctgctcaactaacccaGGGATGTGTTCCCCCTCATTAGCCTCGCCATTTGGCTCACGGGGTACCTCTTCATCCTCTGCATATCcttcttctaccccatcttTAATTTGCCCATCGGTAATCTCCAGACCTTCGTCACCTCTAACTtccccacctccgacttcttcttgCAACTGACTGTTAGACCCAATCTTCTGgaacacttcaacaaacaatatcaGCGGTAAACCGCGCTCAGTACAAGCATTTACATAGGTCCTCTAATtctgggttccttcaagcgACATCAACTCCCAAAATATTATGTCAGTTCGAAACCTCATTATATCCCTAACAGACAGctcaacttgatctctatcgAGATTGAAAGCCTTGAATAGTCAGTTGCATATTGATGCCCAagccctctctcttgctcttagTAGTTGTTTGCAGAACGactgaaattcaaacaaatctaccccttctgaaccatatctaacctcccacGAACCATAGAACATTCGGAAAAATAAACTTTCCGACATGCCTGTCAATGTACACGGGATGAACAGATATTATTACTAAATGTTATTAATTTAACtaactccaacaacacctacatttCAAAAACTATATAAAGATCTAACTCATGTATTGTCAATAATAATAATTTTATAGTTATCTAAATATATCAACTAATTAATTTTATTATATcctgtcaatatacacgacatcAAGAGAGAtcattactaaatattactaaatttaactaaccctaaTCACACCTACATTCCAAAAAACTATATAAAATTATACACGAAATTAACAAAAATTATTACTTAAATATAATAATTTGAACTAACCCTAAAAACACCTTCATCCTGAATGATTATATAAAATATAACTCGTGCATTGCCAATAATATTaatcttaaatttatctaaataaatcaaaaaactaattttactataattaaaataactaagctaaatccactataCCGACAAACTAATATTTGTCTATGTCTCATATGAACACCTAGATTTCATCTAATACTTAACACTACACCATTTATATAGCATATCAACTACTACATCTACCAACTACGAGTTAAGCTAAACTGCAAGATTTCAAATAATACCTCAAGTGAAGTGAAGATCCGGCAGAGCTTCACTTCAATCTCCACCCtactcccctccctctcttctcccttcctctcctctccttcctccctttctttctcttctcctccctccctttcttcctcttctctcccggttcctctcctctctccctttctctcgGTTTCTTGCTCTCCCTCGGATGACCAGCGAGCGCGCTCCGGCCCCGGCCGCTTTGCGATCAGGCGGCGGTAACTTCCCGCTCCCGCCGTTTGAATCGGCGGCAGCCTATTACCGCCGCTTCATCCGGCGGTGACTCCGTGGGTCCCACGGCCGCCACGGATCCGTATGCTGCCCGCCGTTTCAGACAACAGTAAGCAGTTTCAGGCGCTGACGTGGCGGACCTGCATAGCTACCGCCGTTCATCTGGCGGTAACTTTTGTTACTACCGGTTCACACAGCGGTAGCCGTTTCATCCGGCGGTAGGGGTCTATTTCTGCAAACTTTTTGCTTAACTATTTATTTCAGCAaaatcataaaagaaaaaagaaaaaagaaaaaaaaattcagaaaggaAGAGACAGTGACGGGCCTTGACCCAGGCCCGGAAGCCCAACAGGCAACAGAGAGAGCAGTCTGGCTGGTCGCGCGGGCCGGCCGGTCAGCGTTGTGAACGCGCACGCACATGTCGGCTCGCGCGCACGCGCACATGGCGGGCGCCTGACTTGGCGCCCCGGTCTCGGTCCACCTGTACCCGCGTCCTTCCTCACGCGGTGGGTCCCCCCACCCCCCGCCGCGGTGCGTGCACCCACCCATAATCCATCCCCCCTGGCTGCTTCGGAGCCGGCTCAAAAGCAGCAGCCACCGCGCCCCGCATCACCTCGCACTCCACCACAGCAAATTCAACGCGCTCCCCCGACCGATCGCTCGCtacccgcgcgcgcgcgcagcaCGCAGCAGCCAGCGGGCGACATGAACCGCCTGCACCACCACGGGgtgatgccgccgccggggacggggCAGCTGGCGCGGTACGGCTCCGCGCCGAGCTcgctcctcgccgccatcgCGGACTCCATcacccgcggcggcgacgcccacccgccgccgccgccgcccgtgagCCGGTTCTACTCCGGCGAGTCCTCCGGGCTCACCTCTTGCGAGTCCAGCTGCCgcacggacggcggcggcgggcggccgctcGAGCGGGCGTACGGCGGCTCCGGCGAGATCCgcgtgcccccgccgccgcttcagCAGCAGCAGTCGCTCGCGCCCCCGGGGCCTCCGCACGGGCTGCTCCGCCACAGCAGCTCCCCCGCCGGGCTGCTCTCCCGCCTCATGGCCGACCCGCACGGTACGTCGTCTCGCCCCTGCCCTGCCCAGTGCCCTCCCCTGCCTCGCCGTCCGCCTCGATCGCTCGCGTGGTTGCGTGCACGTATGCTGCCGCCCGGTTTCGCCGGTTCCCCTGCTCTGCGCGTGGTCCACGCACGGACGGCAGGAGCATGACTCGCGTGCCTCCAGCTTGTGCTTGCTGGCGCGCGCCTGGCTCGTCGAGGCATCATCTGTAAATCTAGTAAAGTAAAAACTACAAAAgtaaaaataaatagtaatttgggacggagggagtataagttAAGCCAGTTAATGGTGCTTATCGGGCGATGATTAGCGGAATGGTTGGTGGTCAAGTCTCGGTCTATCTGATTTGTGCGGTTGGCATGTGCCAGGAAAGCGTAGGATAGTATCCAGTCCAATCTCATCGTTTATCAAACAGGGGGATTATTCAAAGAAACCACAAAACAAAGCCTGCATTCTTTATCCTACTGAGCACATAATCATCGCGTACCAATACCTTGCCATCGACTCGTTATTTTACGCAAGGTCTCCCCTGGCTTCACATGTGCAGGACCATGCATGCATTTAGTACAATCTTTTACTAATCACAGCTTTAACAATGGTTTGCCTTGGTAGTGACAGTGCAGTGCACCTGAGCCGTGGCGATTAAGAAACTGTGGCTCCCATCCCCACACCCCATGCGCTGAATCCGCACGACCAATGGATCAGGCCGAGCGCTTGCTCTTTCGGTTTCCGGAAAGGCCGCCTTTTCCGTCTAGGTTCCTTCGGCCATGTAGGTGCGTTGCATTTCGCATATGATGCCGACGTGAGCTTGATGCCGCGACGTTAAATAACCGCGCCCCCGTCCAATCATCGTGCTCACGTCATGCGGGCGTCACGGGAGATTGCGCTCTGTTTTCTCCTCTGTCGTTGGAAAACTGAGAAGAAATAGCAACGATCACTTAAATTAGACTGGGTGATCTTAAAAAATTACTGTTAGTACTTAATTAGGATGGGCGTTATTGGGTTTGAAAAGCCAGAGGCATTTTGCGACACATTGTCTGGGACACGTCAGCAGCTTAGCGTAAAGCGAATCGCAACAGCCGGGAACATATCTTTTAGGTTTTCAAAAGAAAGAACGGATCTTTTTAGGGGCGGTATAAAAAAAAGATGGCATACTGACTGTACGACTGACCGGTGGGAGCACCGTGTTTTTTTGAAAGGGACCACCGCGTTTCTTGGTACGAACACAGGTGCTCAGCTCAGTTTAAGAATGGCTTTTAGTTAAAACGCCACGAACAGTTACTGGCACGTGGGCACGAGTCCGTTTGGACTGTCGTATTGGTTAAGcactcatgcatgcatgaatcgTTGCCTTGTGGTCTGATCATCGGAGCGAGCCGACGGTTACGACATGCGGAACTGATGTGTTCTTCTGATGCACGAACGGCAGGCATGGCTCCGACGAGAGGGATGGGAAGCTACTCGCAGGCGGGCACTGACGCTTCGATGGCGCACGGCCACAGGCAGCTCAGTTCGCAGTGGAGCTTCTCGAGGCAGGACCTGCCGCAGATATCGGAGATGGGGATGATCCCCGACATCGGGGAGAGCATCGTCGCCGGCGGGTGCAACAGctccagcgacggcggcggcggcgcgcagtcCTCCTCCTACCTCTCCCGGAACTTCTCCGTCAGCTCCTGGGACGACACCAACTCCATCATATTCTCGTCCTCGAGCAAGAAGGCCAAGCTGGACCCGGCCGACGAAATGGTCACCAGCTTCAGCAACATCGACTCGCAGGTCACTTCAAATCCTTTGGCTCTCCTTGCTGCGCCCTGGCATGGATGATTCAGTTTTGTGCTGATTGGAATCTTCTATGTTTCTGTCCATACAGTTTGGGTTGTCAAAGTCGTCGCTGGAGATGCCCGGCATGGATGATtacctgcagctgcagcaggatTCCATCGCTTGCAGAGTTCGTGCAAAGAGAGGCTGCGCGACCCACCCGCGAAGCATCGCTGAGAGGGTTAGTTCGGTTCCGACCCACCTCATTTGCTGAAACTCCAGTACGATGTTGCGATATTCTTCCGCGGTGTGCCATCTTGATGTTGGATACTAATAGGCAGAACAATCTTCTTGTTGACGTTTAGGAAAGAAGAACAAGGATCAGCAAGAGGCTGAAGAAGCTGCAGGATCTTGTGCCTAACATGGACAAGGTAAATTAAGCTGAATTGTAGATGGCCGTTTTTTGCTTCTAACCATAGATCATGGAGAGAAATATTAAAAAATCAGGATTC encodes the following:
- the LOC117859190 gene encoding transcription factor bHLH128, whose product is MNRLHHHGVMPPPGTGQLARYGSAPSSLLAAIADSITRGGDAHPPPPPPVSRFYSGESSGLTSCESSCRTDGGGGRPLERAYGGSGEIRVPPPPLQQQQSLAPPGPPHGLLRHSSSPAGLLSRLMADPHGMAPTRGMGSYSQAGTDASMAHGHRQLSSQWSFSRQDLPQISEMGMIPDIGESIVAGGCNSSSDGGGGAQSSSYLSRNFSVSSWDDTNSIIFSSSSKKAKLDPADEMVTSFSNIDSQFGLSKSSLEMPGMDDYLQLQQDSIACRVRAKRGCATHPRSIAERERRTRISKRLKKLQDLVPNMDKQTNTSDMLDLAVDYIKELKDEVEKLKHDQANCFCSGNQNC